In Neochlamydia sp. AcF84, the following proteins share a genomic window:
- a CDS encoding NTP/NDP exchange transporter gives MAQNAGQEFSKVRSFFWPVHNYELKKLLPMFLMFFFISFNYTILRDTKDTLIVTASGAETLPFLKGWGVVPAAVIFMLLYAKLSNILSKEALFYTVLTPFLVFFALFAFVLYPNRELLHPTTSADYLQSILPAGLGGLVACYRDWTFSLFYILAELWGSAVLSLMFWGFANDIMRVTEAKRFYTLLGLGANVALLVSGPTIVYFSRIQSRIPAGVDPWQVSLNYLMTFVVLAGVSVLAIYYWMNRNVLTDPRFYNPEEERKGKKSKPKMGILESFAFLAKSKYILCIAMLVISYGICINLVEVTWKGQLKLQYKNPNDYNAFMGIFSTITGLMTIIMMFLGGWITRKKGWGFAAMATPIVLLITGIGFFSFVIFRDHLAGFISYFGTTSLMLAVIFGMIQNIMSKSTKYSLFDPTKEMAYIPLDQESKVKGKAAIDVVGARLGKSGGSFIQQGLLVAFGSLAAITPYVAIIMTIFILIWLAAVRSLNRQFTALTHEKTDTSEGSTLVGTEGTAKISG, from the coding sequence ATGGCACAAAATGCTGGACAAGAGTTTAGTAAGGTGCGGTCATTTTTTTGGCCCGTCCATAACTATGAGCTCAAAAAGCTTTTACCTATGTTCTTGATGTTTTTCTTTATTTCTTTTAACTATACTATCCTGCGTGATACAAAAGATACGCTAATTGTAACAGCTTCTGGAGCTGAAACTCTTCCTTTCTTAAAAGGATGGGGTGTGGTCCCTGCTGCAGTTATTTTCATGCTCTTGTATGCTAAACTGAGCAATATTCTTAGCAAAGAGGCCCTTTTTTATACGGTCCTTACACCCTTCTTGGTCTTTTTCGCTCTTTTTGCTTTCGTTCTCTATCCCAATAGAGAGCTTCTTCATCCCACGACCTCAGCAGATTATCTACAGTCAATCTTACCTGCAGGTTTAGGCGGCTTAGTCGCTTGCTACAGAGATTGGACATTTTCTCTGTTTTATATTTTAGCAGAACTATGGGGAAGCGCCGTGTTATCTTTGATGTTCTGGGGCTTTGCCAATGATATTATGCGTGTGACTGAAGCTAAGCGTTTTTATACTCTGCTAGGCCTTGGAGCGAATGTTGCCTTGCTTGTTTCTGGCCCTACGATTGTCTATTTTTCTAGGATCCAGAGTCGCATTCCCGCTGGCGTAGATCCATGGCAAGTTTCTCTTAACTATCTAATGACTTTCGTTGTTTTAGCTGGTGTATCGGTGCTTGCTATCTACTATTGGATGAATAGAAACGTTTTGACCGATCCACGCTTCTATAACCCTGAAGAGGAAAGAAAAGGAAAAAAATCTAAACCTAAAATGGGTATTTTAGAAAGTTTTGCTTTTCTAGCTAAATCTAAGTACATTCTCTGCATTGCTATGCTTGTCATTTCTTATGGCATTTGCATTAATTTAGTGGAAGTAACTTGGAAAGGACAACTTAAGCTACAATACAAAAATCCTAATGATTACAATGCTTTTATGGGCATATTTTCTACCATTACAGGATTGATGACAATTATCATGATGTTCTTAGGCGGCTGGATTACCCGCAAAAAAGGCTGGGGCTTTGCTGCTATGGCAACACCTATTGTTTTATTAATAACAGGAATCGGTTTCTTTTCTTTTGTTATATTTAGGGACCACCTTGCCGGCTTCATTAGCTACTTTGGCACGACTTCACTTATGCTAGCAGTAATCTTTGGTATGATACAAAATATTATGAGTAAATCGACGAAATACTCTTTATTTGATCCGACGAAAGAGATGGCTTATATTCCTCTTGACCAAGAATCCAAGGTCAAAGGCAAGGCTGCTATTGATGTGGTTGGTGCACGTCTTGGTAAATCTGGAGGTTCTTTTATTCAACAAGGTCTGCTTGTTGCATTCGGATCGCTAGCCGCCATTACTCCTTATGTAGCTATCATTATGACCATCTTTATCCTCATTTGGTTAGCTGCAGTAAGATCGCTAAACCGTCAATTTACAGCTTTAACTCATGAAAAAACTGATACTTCTGAAGGGTCTACTCTGGTAGGAACAGAGGGAACTGCAAAAATATCGGGTTGA